The sequence below is a genomic window from Humulus lupulus chromosome 3, drHumLupu1.1, whole genome shotgun sequence.
cttgagcaaaaaggtttcggtaagtatttttctcaaggtttagtccttccattcctttcattcctttttcttgaaatctactcaccctgttatacatggttttaggagtgttccaaaagtcccaactctgtcctcatatcccggtaactttggtaaggaaaataggatagaatctatatgttttatgcttatgttatcttatgttttatgttatgaaatatgttataaaatatgttatgaatatgtatgtttgtaggcttgggcatatgacccaaatgactaacaagaccccaaatagattatgggcatatgacctacttagctagtaggaccccactaatctcatgggcatatgacttgtttagtctatgggaccccaagtaataatggccattatagtatgtgtatgataaagtgttatgttatgtctttatgtttcttatgaaatttatgtatatgaggtatgtgttagattttccttgttgggcattaggctcattcctttttgtttatatgtgcaggaaaatagctattagtggcggtaaggttcatggatgcttggagattgtgtatcgatggtgaatggattcaaggagtcgagagttcgatttcgaggatgcagtcttttatttatgggtttatgtgtaatttttccgcactttctatgtaactcctttattttaaattatgttttgtttttaagacaataggatcccatatccttcttaatatttttgtaagtaactcttatttttataagttacctaataaaaattatggtattttcgcaatgtaagctttattaaggatttgtatgtatagtttcattaatggtccaaaagtctagagtagttggctCATTACACCATTCTTCCGCTTCGAAGGGGTcgattgtcccttcaaagtttggagtgtgttgcttacaaAACAGCTGGTatattggctccatgtgctgagctgggtagggCCCATAGattgccattggccatcccccataaggacctacttgatggggtccTTGAGCCGTTGTTTGAGTCTGATGTTGCAGTGGATGTGGAGACTGAGTCTGAGTCTgctgtcgttgttgctgcagtaattcctccactTTCTGTTGAAGTCTGACAATTTCTGGGATGTTGTCAACCAGCAGCGGCAGTGCACTTTcattagcagcagcattggttgcacgccttccccttctttgaactggaggggcttcataagTCTCAGGAGCGATGCTGGAGGCATTggcgttggtgcgtgcagaccttctgagcgacatcttcagcaaagttctaatagtcgagaaaacatattagaacttaccctaataggctctaaggcaaaaacttaatctaagtaaacataactcggacctattaattttttttttatgaaaataataatataagccttctttataattagggtgtgtttctaaacttagaaaaataagtcgtctttattattttctaagtttgtttttAATCATCCAATATGACTTAACCCTCAGGCTCgtaactcgtcgttgttccaaagttaaccatattgagggagggctgggatcagtataattgttcccactactatggcccccgaactctcaatatagaacctggttcattgatttatatccaccctcaccgaacttggtcattatatattaaatttattatttattatgattgcaaaataaaatcaaactcatacatgtcataaaaaataacaatgatatttatttggaaaaagttttcactaaatacaatcataaatgcaaagataataaataaaataaaatgaaaaatttaatttacaaatattcttaagTAAAAATATAAGGGTTAAAACGTCAGCgaaacacataaaaataataactataacataaacacttacattggcggtgaGATTCGGAGCTTAAGCGTGTGTATCAACGAGAACTTCATTGATAtgaaccattgctctgataccaactgtaatagccaaactatttctaagaccttggaccattaaaactactagacatagctactattttgggaaagatacatatgaaataatataactttattaaaagtcaaaatattgtatcaaatacataataatagaaaatatggcattggtacccattgttttaaaaaaaaacataaaacataactttaaatccattgttaaaaactaaatgcggaactacaaaagagacataattcaaaagactaaaataaacgtcatcctcgatcgacacgcactccactcattccattcatccttaatacacaagcccAGCTGCCAAGAATCCTACGCCTTCCATATTTCTTTTTCTCCATcatactaaaaataaaggaatgagcctaatgcccaacaaggaaaatctactaaaaacatatatcataaatcataagactataataTAAGCATacactacaaaacatatgactatataaaataaaaaaacatatatcatgatggccatcattcttcttggggcttgctagctaggaaaATCATATGCTAATAGATTTACgaggcttgttatctaaacaaatcatataaatttatggggcttgttatctgaacaaatcatatgcccaagaactaaaaacatatcatacatatacgcatcatagcataaacatatcataacataaacataacataacatataagcacataaaatatatcctattttccttaccaaaagccgggatatttgagaaaaagaacgggattagaaaactcctataaaccaactgtagaaaaaggtgagaatctctaaaaatagagatgaatatgaaaactaaaccatcaagaagaaacttaccaagaaggaccttcAGTTTCAAGagcttaaatacctaatcaagaatcacaaacaagagttaggttctgaataaaataaactaaagaaaactaaaggattataaagaactaaacttaaggaataggaataccttggttgatcttatagattgatctaaacctcaacaccgaaatcacactatatctcacttcccaagtgtttagaaagcttagaatgataaaacttttatcccaaacccaagtgtatctctctatactaacactagcaccttggaggctctaatcaagtacttgaagaatgaagaaaatggctaagcactaggtcctatttatagagtttgaggagtgaaactatcctattaaaaaaaaatacttaaatcctcaaataaacatgattatgacaagtgtcatgctcttagtggttcttaaagattctagagtttctagaactttcttttataattaaatccttaaataaacatgattatgacaagtgtcatgctcttagtggttctggaaggttctagagtttctacatctttcttttatttaaaaaaaatacttaatttcattctaattataatcctaatttaaatttaaaacaaaatagaatcctaacttctaacttcctaaatctcataACTTTAAACttacctgtagtaaaatcaatataactggAGCTGTAAGATTCCGATTTAGACCTattttataccgttagaaagctaattcaattatttacAACTTTCGCGGAATACTATTCttcaaaattcataatataattgggtcaaaaataggttggaagttacagtaccctaaagttacagaaaatttatataattatctaaataacattCTAATccataaatatcttaactaaccataaaataaaaaactCTAATCCCCTAGGATGGTTTCGAATTTACTACGCCCAAAATATTAATGGGCTTTATGTAGGCTCAATCCATAACACTtgttaataatatcataattaatttattcttatgcaatcacccaattttccacaaacaagactactaatatcataaacctatactataataatcataactactaaaaaaattaaaccttatgttataattaataatcttaaactatagattaaacttataaagtccataactgttgctacgagtttccaaccAAATCCCGACTTGATCCAAAATTCacggaatctaaaatactacaaactactactactactactactactactactactactactactatctagctagctaagtaaacattctaggactctacatGCCCTACCCTTCATTTGCTTTTCTTTTGTTACCCTCATTAAATCCCTTGTTCCAATAGTTCTCTCTTCTGGCAGCATTATCCTTCCTTATTCGCTCTTCAAGATATTCGATCTTAAGTGCTCTATCAAGTACTTCTGCATAATTGACCACTTCAGCACTGGTCATCATAACATCACTGGAAATCATCGGCTTGAGTCCCCTCACGAACCTTTGGACTCGCAATGCATCAGTTGGCATCATTTCAGGAGCAAATTTAACAAATCGATCGAACTTCAGTGCATAATAAGTGACAGATAGGTTCCCCTGTACCAGAGTTACAAACTTGtcaaccttagttgctagcacagtaggactgtaatacttcttactgAAAGCATGGaagaactcttcccaagtcatgttATTCAGATCACGGGTCTGTTTAATTACATCCCACCAAATCTgtgcatccatcttaagtaaATTACCTGGACAAGAAACTCTTTGGTGATTACTCAACTCCATATGATCAAAGATAGCCTCGATCGACCTTAACCAATCCTCTGCCACCTTGGATCAGCTTTCCCTTCAAAGGTTGGTGGGGCTTGCTTTCTGAAACATTCATACACTGGCTTGAACCCATGAGTTACAGGTAGTGTTGCAGGTGTTATGGGCGGCTGAGGTTGCACCGCTGGCACTTAAGGCACTTCGGGCGTTTGGGGCGTTTGCGGTGCTTGTCTAGCATGTGCCAATTCCTCGTCTCTCAGCCTCAGTTGTTCTCTTAACCTTTCTACCTCTGTGGCTAGGTCCACAGATGGTGCTACTTGAGCTGCAAGTTGAACAGATGGCATTTCAATGTCAGGGGTGGTCTCAGACCTTGTGGGGACACCTTTTCCTCTGCCCCTTCCTCTTCcctttcctcctcttcctctagtcGACATAATGAGGTTCTAAGGCAATCAAAGGAAAACCATAAGGAAGGAATAGTTGTATAATGGTCTGATAGGTAAATGTAAAGTCATACATTCAAACCACATCATTTAGAATTTgcaacaaaataaatcataacattcaaaatgttcaaattattccaaaaatttaaaaatttccaaaagtttTTACTGAGCAAAACATAGACCCCTTAAagtcttagaaaattattatccCATCTTATTTATTAGCACCCCATCCAATGATTATGTaatggactctagtcctcaacggtggactcgtcccctgaacTATAATAAAAAATGTTCTCCGAGATATGGAAATAGCCGGGAGCGCTCACCATTATCTCCATTCTAGCGGTCAGACGTGGTATGGCTCGCAATACTTCCTTAAATGCCAATTCTCCTTCCACATCATGCACCGTCTCTAGATGCTATTCTATCCTGCCATCATCCATCTTTACTAATACCAACACCAGACAACTAAATTTGTAATTTACCAGAAAATCGCAAATTACAAACTCCATGGTGCTAAACTCCAGGTCTTCTGG
It includes:
- the LOC133824205 gene encoding uncharacterized protein LOC133824205; the protein is MELSNHQRVSCPGNLLKMDAQIWWDVIKQTRDLNNMTWEEFFHAFSKKYYSPTVLATKVDKFVTLVQGNLSVTYYALKFDRFVKFAPEMMPTDALRVQRFVRGLKPMISSDVMMTSAEVVNYAEVLDRALKIEYLEERIRKDNAARRENYWNKGFNEGNKRKANEG